One window of Campylobacter avium LMG 24591 genomic DNA carries:
- the murD gene encoding UDP-N-acetylmuramoyl-L-alanine--D-glutamate ligase, with protein MQKSLFGYGKTTKALAQKFGGFHIYDDTFKEPKEDEFNNILLNPSYFNPALSELEIMSPGFPPKHKLIKEARNLTSEYDYFYDVSPKTVWISGTNGKTTTTQMSQHLLAKIGSQMGANVGIPLAELDPYARLWILETSSFTMHYTKKAKPELYALLPITQDHLSWHGSFKAYEKAKLSVLSRMNECDVAILPAKYKDVKTKAYIITYENDEDLALKMGIDMAKISFKTPFLLDAILALSIEKILLDSTSYELLNSFVILDNKLEEFKDKKQRLWVNDSKATNLDATKAALIRYKDKDIHLILGGDSKGVDLSPLFAFMKDFKIRIYLIGTSKKQCEVLAKEYDIKYSLCENLEDAVFKIDKSLNLNEVALLSPACASLDEFSSYAQRAELFKDCVARL; from the coding sequence ATGCAAAAGTCTTTATTTGGTTATGGTAAAACTACCAAGGCTTTGGCACAAAAATTTGGCGGCTTTCATATCTATGATGATACTTTCAAAGAGCCTAAAGAAGATGAATTTAACAACATCTTGCTAAACCCCTCGTATTTTAATCCTGCCTTAAGCGAGCTTGAGATTATGAGCCCGGGTTTTCCGCCAAAGCACAAGCTCATAAAAGAGGCTAGGAATTTAACAAGCGAGTATGATTATTTTTACGATGTTTCGCCCAAAACCGTGTGGATAAGCGGCACAAATGGCAAAACCACCACCACGCAAATGTCTCAGCACCTGCTGGCTAAAATAGGCTCTCAAATGGGGGCAAATGTTGGCATTCCTTTAGCCGAGCTAGACCCTTACGCAAGGCTTTGGATACTTGAAACCTCAAGTTTCACCATGCACTACACTAAAAAAGCCAAGCCCGAGCTTTACGCCCTTTTGCCTATAACGCAGGACCACCTTTCTTGGCACGGTTCTTTCAAGGCTTACGAGAAAGCTAAACTAAGCGTTCTTTCAAGGATGAATGAATGCGATGTGGCCATTTTGCCAGCCAAGTATAAGGATGTAAAAACAAAGGCTTATATTATAACTTATGAAAATGATGAGGATTTGGCCTTAAAGATGGGCATTGACATGGCTAAAATTTCTTTTAAAACCCCATTTTTACTAGACGCTATCCTAGCCTTAAGCATAGAGAAAATTTTACTTGACAGCACCTCATACGAGCTTTTAAACTCCTTTGTCATCCTTGATAACAAGCTAGAAGAATTTAAGGATAAAAAGCAAAGGCTGTGGGTAAATGACAGCAAGGCCACAAATTTAGACGCCACCAAAGCAGCGTTGATAAGATACAAAGACAAAGACATTCATCTTATCTTAGGAGGCGATAGCAAGGGCGTTGATTTAAGCCCGCTTTTTGCCTTTATGAAAGATTTTAAGATAAGGATTTATCTCATAGGCACTAGCAAAAAACAGTGCGAAGTCTTGGCTAAAGAGTATGACATAAAATACAGCCTTTGCGAGAATTTAGAAGATGCGGTTTTTAAGATAGATAAAAGCCTAAATTTAAATGAAGTAGCACTTCTAAGCCCTGCCTGTGCTTCCTTGGACGAATTTAGCTCTTATGCTCAAAGGGCAGAGCTTTTTAAGGACTGTGTGGCAAGGCTTTAA
- the mraY gene encoding phospho-N-acetylmuramoyl-pentapeptide-transferase, with protein MYYLHYFSDYAFFSYISVRAGAAFFISLVLTLFLMPKFIAWAKSRDVKQPIYELAPSSHQQKCSTPTMGGLVFVICALLGSLLCAKLDNVLVLCSLFCLAAFCFIGFIDDIAKVLKKDNHSGLSPNEKIFYLSLVSLLCILPLYLGSYISTELYFPFYKYPLFDMSFFALFFWVLVLLSSSNAVNLTDGLDGLATVPSIFSLATLGIFMYLSGNVIYSEYLLLPKIQGLGEVVIVCSALIGALIGFLWYNCYPAQVFMGDSGSLAIGGFLGFLAVISKNEILLLLIGFVFVLETISVILQVGSFKMFNKRVFKMAPIHHHFEKIGWVENKIIVRFWTIAFLANLLAIATIKLR; from the coding sequence TTGTATTATCTGCATTATTTTTCTGATTACGCCTTTTTTTCATATATTAGCGTTCGTGCGGGTGCTGCCTTTTTCATATCTTTAGTTTTAACTCTTTTTTTAATGCCTAAATTTATAGCTTGGGCAAAGTCTAGGGATGTAAAGCAGCCTATTTATGAGTTAGCCCCAAGCTCACATCAGCAAAAGTGTAGCACTCCTACAATGGGCGGCCTAGTCTTTGTAATCTGTGCTTTGCTTGGCTCCTTACTCTGTGCCAAGCTTGATAATGTCTTGGTTTTATGCTCTTTGTTTTGCCTTGCAGCCTTTTGTTTCATAGGTTTCATAGATGATATAGCAAAGGTTTTAAAGAAAGATAATCACTCAGGCCTAAGCCCTAACGAAAAGATTTTTTACCTAAGCTTAGTATCCTTGCTTTGCATTTTGCCCCTATATCTAGGCTCTTACATAAGCACGGAGCTTTATTTTCCATTTTACAAATACCCACTTTTTGACATGAGTTTCTTTGCCTTGTTTTTTTGGGTTTTAGTCTTGCTTTCAAGCTCAAATGCCGTAAATTTGACGGACGGACTAGACGGACTTGCAACCGTGCCATCGATTTTTTCCCTTGCTACCTTGGGAATTTTCATGTATCTAAGCGGAAATGTCATTTACAGCGAGTATTTGCTCTTGCCTAAAATTCAAGGTTTGGGCGAGGTTGTTATAGTGTGTTCTGCTTTAATTGGCGCTTTGATAGGCTTTTTGTGGTATAACTGCTACCCGGCTCAAGTTTTCATGGGCGATAGCGGCTCCTTAGCCATAGGAGGATTTTTAGGATTTCTAGCCGTTATAAGCAAAAACGAAATTTTACTTCTTTTAATAGGCTTTGTCTTTGTCCTTGAAACCATTTCTGTGATTTTGCAGGTCGGTTCTTTTAAGATGTTTAACAAAAGAGTGTTCAAAATGGCACCAATACACCACCATTTTGAAAAAATAGGCTGGGTAGAAAATAAAATCATAGTTCGTTTTTGGACTATAGCTTTCTTAGCAAACCTCCTAGCCATAGCCACCATAAAGTTAAGATAA
- a CDS encoding major outer membrane protein: MKALKLSLVAALAVGSFSALNAKPLEEAIKNVDLSGDLRYRYDSSTARKAPQAFIGAGVAGNQDHRFRARFGAKADIGDGFKIFGQIHYDFDKNRGFGDPASAGQGRTQTGKPFALRQAYLQYDMADYGLNFIWGRQELGTIWTDDFVGTAAKVVYSPYDGLAIAAFAVDSFEEDTDGDNARFDYLMGDAAGDPLTSRLYKYNMYGAAVLSGFDLGGSSLDFNLWFAQLMNTATFYAVDFKYTLPLADDLAWSLRATYLGNSVDSYFKNKGADAGNFVNVYGDIKGYGFDGGLGGVYYGKKDKITINTIEDVGSFGLSVGKEFMYSRGSWIVISQGQTTAGYVNVGYTLPSDFRIGLQGVYGGTKTGANGAAWGGGDKLEGVVEASYKYSANLDFLTWYSYLNYSGRTNVDNETKNTFRIQARYTF, translated from the coding sequence ATGAAAGCTTTAAAACTTTCTTTAGTAGCTGCTCTTGCAGTTGGTTCGTTTTCAGCTCTTAATGCTAAGCCTTTAGAGGAAGCTATTAAGAATGTTGATTTAAGCGGTGATCTAAGATACAGATATGATAGCTCTACTGCTAGAAAAGCACCCCAAGCTTTTATAGGTGCTGGTGTTGCTGGTAATCAAGATCATAGATTTAGAGCTAGATTTGGTGCTAAAGCTGACATAGGTGATGGCTTCAAGATTTTCGGTCAAATTCATTATGATTTTGATAAAAATAGAGGTTTTGGAGATCCTGCTTCTGCAGGTCAGGGTAGAACCCAAACAGGCAAACCTTTCGCTTTAAGACAAGCTTATTTGCAATACGATATGGCTGATTACGGCTTAAACTTCATCTGGGGTCGCCAAGAATTAGGAACTATTTGGACAGATGATTTCGTAGGCACTGCTGCTAAGGTTGTTTATTCACCTTATGATGGTCTTGCCATAGCTGCCTTTGCTGTAGATAGCTTTGAGGAAGATACAGACGGCGATAATGCTAGATTTGATTACCTTATGGGAGATGCTGCTGGCGATCCTCTAACTAGCAGATTATATAAATATAATATGTATGGTGCTGCTGTTTTAAGTGGCTTTGATTTGGGTGGTTCTAGCTTAGACTTTAACTTATGGTTCGCACAACTTATGAATACAGCTACTTTCTATGCTGTTGATTTTAAATACACCCTGCCTTTAGCTGATGATTTAGCCTGGTCTTTAAGAGCTACTTATCTTGGCAACAGTGTGGATAGTTATTTTAAAAATAAAGGAGCTGATGCTGGAAACTTTGTAAATGTTTATGGAGACATCAAAGGTTACGGCTTTGACGGTGGTTTGGGTGGAGTTTATTATGGTAAAAAAGATAAAATTACGATAAACACCATTGAAGATGTAGGTTCTTTTGGTCTTTCAGTAGGTAAGGAATTTATGTATTCTAGAGGTTCTTGGATTGTTATAAGCCAAGGTCAAACCACTGCTGGATATGTAAATGTAGGCTATACCCTACCATCTGATTTTAGGATAGGCTTACAAGGCGTATATGGTGGAACTAAAACAGGTGCTAATGGAGCTGCCTGGGGTGGTGGCGATAAGCTAGAAGGAGTTGTAGAAGCTTCATATAAATACAGTGCTAATCTAGACTTTTTAACCTGGTATTCTTATCTAAACTACAGCGGTAGAACAAATGTAGATAATGAAACCAAAAACACCTTCCGTATCCAAGCAAGATACACATTCTAA